Sequence from the Bacteroidia bacterium genome:
TTTATTTTTCAAAATTTCAATTACTGGATTATCTGCAGTATAGCCGCGCGGAGGATTTTTCAATTTGTCTTCGTCCGACAATCCCGAAAAATATTTTTTGAAATTTTTGTCTTTCAAAAGGGCTAAAAATTCTTTTGTATTGTAATCAATTTCTTGACGAACTGCATTTAATTGTGGTGGCTGCGGCATATACATTCCGCCTGCTACAAAAGAGTTTCCAGGTTGAATATGTAAATAATAAACGGGCGAAAAAGATTTTTTTCCACCTTCGGAAATAGATGCACCAAAATTATTTTTGTACGGACTTTTATTTTTTGAAAAACGCACATCACGATTGATGCGGAACATACACTTTTTAGCTTCTTGTCCACTGATTGATTTATCAAATTGCACAATCGAAAAAATTATTTTTTCAACTGATTTTCGCATATCTTCTTTCGCAATTTCATATTCTTTTCTATGTGCGTCAAACCAAGGTTTGTTATTATTATTTTTTAATTTTTTCAGAAATTCTAACGTTTCTTTTTCCATTGTAAATTAATTTTTATTAGTTTTCAAAACACGTTTTGCTAACTCCTTAAAATCAATGCCATCAAAATTTCCCGAACTCATCATTAATAAATTGGTGTGTGTATAATCCAGCGAAAGCAAATGTGAAAATAACTTTTTTGCATCTGTAAAAATAGAAATATTAGTTCCGCCAAAAGCAGCTTTTACTTGTGCTTCGGTAATATTTTTTAGTTTTTTATGTTCGATGGTATGCGGATTAAAATACACAAAAGCTTCGTCTGCCAAGGCCATTGAATTTTC
This genomic interval carries:
- a CDS encoding DUF2461 domain-containing protein — protein: MEKETLEFLKKLKNNNNKPWFDAHRKEYEIAKEDMRKSVEKIIFSIVQFDKSISGQEAKKCMFRINRDVRFSKNKSPYKNNFGASISEGGKKSFSPVYYLHIQPGNSFVAGGMYMPQPPQLNAVRQEIDYNTKEFLALLKDKNFKKYFSGLSDEDKLKNPPRGYTADNPVIEILKNKNFIVLHKLTDEKILAKNFIQATTEICKSISPLHQFLKRAIDGIENTSV